The following coding sequences lie in one Halorarum halophilum genomic window:
- a CDS encoding DUF7388 family protein — MRTRTDHAAGIAARTGLDGVALKPTECDVAVARDLQFDLVCVDYEGREALPEFDRLAALAGEREVRLTTPVRADGFDPRGDDSLTASLPDGVRRVLVAGHPAYLTEREKSRAVAPRLGEAVAVSADPWVGTEGVERLALAAGGTQYELLSRATERDVRGLRAAGFDGEVAVYAPTVPTADEDAVLDAVGPYAARRKPVRTALPDDAPTDSTATGRAREVLSKAVRDYALVGEPDAVAERVTALKEAGVDYVVGYPAAGVESFR, encoded by the coding sequence ATGAGGACCCGCACCGACCACGCCGCCGGCATCGCCGCCCGGACCGGCCTCGACGGCGTCGCGCTCAAGCCGACCGAGTGCGACGTCGCCGTCGCCCGGGACCTCCAGTTCGACCTGGTCTGCGTGGACTACGAGGGGCGCGAGGCGCTCCCGGAGTTCGACCGGCTCGCCGCGCTCGCGGGCGAGCGCGAGGTCAGGCTCACGACGCCGGTCCGCGCGGACGGCTTCGACCCCCGGGGTGACGACTCCCTGACGGCATCGCTCCCGGACGGCGTTCGACGCGTGCTCGTCGCGGGTCACCCGGCGTACCTCACCGAGCGGGAGAAGTCGCGGGCCGTCGCCCCGCGACTCGGCGAGGCCGTCGCCGTCAGCGCCGACCCCTGGGTCGGCACCGAGGGCGTCGAACGGCTGGCGCTCGCCGCCGGCGGGACCCAGTACGAACTCCTCTCGCGGGCGACCGAGCGGGACGTCCGCGGGCTCCGGGCCGCGGGATTCGACGGTGAAGTCGCCGTCTACGCGCCGACGGTCCCGACCGCCGACGAGGACGCCGTACTAGACGCCGTGGGACCGTACGCCGCCCGACGGAAGCCGGTCCGGACGGCCCTTCCCGACGACGCGCCCACCGATTCGACGGCGACTGGGCGCGCCCGCGAGGTGCTCTCGAAGGCGGTCCGGGACTACGCGCTCGTCGGGGAACCCGACGCGGTCGCCGAGCGCGTGACGGCGCTGAAGGAGGCCGGGGTGGACTACGTGGTCGGGTACCCCGCTGCAGGCGTCGAGTCGTTCCGATAG
- a CDS encoding NAD(P)/FAD-dependent oxidoreductase has translation MRVAVIGAGAVGLTAARDLAAGGASVTVYDRGEPGSGSSGRAAGVLYDAYAEDVDAELGARAMERFREFSGTGGFEFRECPYVFLARTGDEDVAEAIPASVERMQSHGRPVESVTPAELGERFPTLRTDDVTVAAVAENAGWTDPGSYVEMMAGRAGEAGVELRPNESVCVDPDGPGVIADGGGTATGYDAVVVAAGAHTKRVLVDAGIPVPLKPYRVQALVSGTAYDGPMCYDATAGAYFRPHPTGLLGGDGTVPVEADPDDWDREADNWFVDELGGMLRHRADHDPAVERAWAGLCTATPDGDPLLGELREGLYVAAGWQGHGFMRAPAVGEAVAAQVLGKSDGIAPFDPRRFSGDETFEISEGMAVETDRDGA, from the coding sequence ATGAGGGTCGCGGTCATCGGCGCGGGCGCAGTCGGGCTCACGGCCGCCCGCGACCTGGCGGCCGGCGGCGCGTCGGTCACCGTGTACGACCGGGGAGAGCCCGGCTCCGGGTCGTCGGGTCGCGCCGCGGGCGTGCTGTACGACGCGTACGCCGAGGACGTGGACGCCGAACTGGGCGCGCGAGCGATGGAACGGTTTCGCGAGTTCTCGGGGACGGGCGGCTTCGAGTTCCGCGAGTGCCCGTACGTGTTCCTCGCGCGAACGGGAGACGAGGACGTGGCGGAGGCTATCCCCGCGAGCGTCGAACGCATGCAATCCCACGGTCGGCCCGTCGAGTCCGTCACCCCAGCAGAACTGGGAGAGCGGTTCCCCACGCTTCGGACCGACGACGTCACCGTCGCGGCCGTCGCCGAGAACGCCGGCTGGACCGACCCCGGGTCGTACGTCGAGATGATGGCCGGACGGGCGGGTGAGGCGGGCGTCGAACTGCGTCCGAACGAGTCGGTCTGCGTCGACCCCGACGGGCCTGGCGTCATCGCCGATGGCGGAGGGACGGCGACGGGGTACGACGCGGTCGTCGTCGCGGCGGGCGCACACACGAAGCGGGTGCTCGTGGACGCCGGTATCCCGGTCCCGCTGAAGCCGTACCGCGTGCAGGCGCTCGTCTCCGGGACCGCCTACGACGGGCCGATGTGCTACGACGCGACCGCCGGGGCGTACTTCCGCCCGCACCCGACGGGCCTGCTCGGCGGTGACGGCACGGTGCCGGTGGAGGCCGACCCCGACGACTGGGACCGGGAGGCGGACAACTGGTTCGTCGACGAACTCGGTGGGATGCTCCGGCACCGCGCCGATCACGACCCGGCGGTCGAGCGCGCGTGGGCCGGCCTCTGCACTGCGACGCCGGACGGGGATCCGCTGCTTGGGGAACTCCGCGAGGGCCTATACGTTGCCGCCGGGTGGCAGGGCCACGGGTTCATGCGCGCGCCGGCCGTCGGTGAAGCCGTCGCGGCGCAAGTGCTGGGCAAGTCGGACGGCATCGCCCCGTTCGACCCGAGGCGGTTCTCGGGCGACGAGACGTTCGAGATCAGCGAAGGAATGGCGGTGGAGACGGACCGGGACGGCGCATGA
- a CDS encoding creatininase family protein, translated as MRLLHEQTTTEAGDLFDDEVEVAVLPAGSVEQHGPALPLGTDFLAAEAVARGLDRDDSVVLPTVPVGVSTHHRQFDGTLWVDPETFEDYVGEILASVASHGVRKLVVVNGHGGNVDALSRTARRLRGERIAFAAPWNWWSSLDGLDEALFDQSGIGHADAMETSMIAHLAADLVREAAIEEAEAGAADSWGRTVHGAEVGFDVADFSESGAAGRPTDGSAEKGRRLYEQSVSELDALVGWLTERPFDALMPEPHR; from the coding sequence ATGCGACTCCTGCACGAGCAAACCACCACGGAGGCGGGCGACCTGTTCGACGACGAGGTCGAGGTCGCCGTGCTCCCCGCGGGCTCCGTCGAACAGCACGGCCCGGCGCTTCCGCTGGGCACCGACTTCCTCGCGGCCGAGGCAGTCGCGCGCGGGCTCGACCGCGACGACTCGGTCGTCCTTCCGACGGTCCCGGTCGGCGTGTCGACCCACCACCGTCAGTTCGACGGGACGCTGTGGGTCGACCCCGAGACGTTCGAGGACTACGTCGGCGAGATCCTCGCGTCCGTCGCGAGCCACGGCGTCCGCAAACTGGTCGTCGTCAACGGTCACGGGGGGAACGTAGACGCGCTCTCGCGGACCGCGCGTCGGCTGCGGGGCGAACGGATCGCCTTCGCCGCGCCGTGGAACTGGTGGTCGAGCCTCGACGGCCTCGACGAGGCGCTGTTCGACCAGTCGGGAATCGGTCACGCCGACGCGATGGAGACGTCGATGATCGCCCACCTGGCCGCCGACCTCGTGCGCGAGGCCGCGATCGAGGAGGCGGAGGCCGGCGCCGCCGACTCGTGGGGGAGGACGGTCCACGGCGCGGAGGTCGGGTTCGACGTGGCCGACTTCTCCGAGTCTGGCGCGGCCGGTCGGCCGACCGACGGGAGCGCCGAGAAGGGGCGGCGGCTGTACGAGCAGTCCGTGAGCGAACTCGACGCGCTCGTGGGGTGGCTGACCGAACGGCCGTTCGACGCGCTCATGCCCGAACCGCATCGATGA
- a CDS encoding Hsp20/alpha crystallin family protein — protein MKGRSERRGDLKEVGKSAVTTVLDRVGRGMGKVQERTPLPYDLLESEDAYLVVFDAPGTTRSDIQVRFREGAVEVRVDRFRDFHEGFEMRFPGRGLSLDGRAQLPPHASVDPAGAEATLTDNGTLRVTLPKTEEERSTTLTIEGDEEADRDADTEDDDWKRPPGEDVGMGEPEDEAETLEEGGEYDESDEYDSPEEYEQSRDDGE, from the coding sequence ATGAAGGGCCGGAGCGAGCGCCGCGGCGACCTGAAGGAGGTCGGCAAGTCGGCGGTGACGACCGTGCTCGACCGCGTCGGTCGCGGGATGGGGAAGGTCCAGGAGCGGACCCCGCTCCCATACGACCTGCTGGAGTCCGAGGACGCCTACCTCGTCGTCTTCGACGCCCCCGGAACCACCCGGAGCGACATCCAGGTGCGCTTCCGCGAGGGCGCCGTCGAGGTGCGCGTGGACCGCTTCCGCGACTTCCACGAGGGGTTCGAGATGCGCTTCCCCGGTCGGGGGCTGTCGCTCGACGGACGCGCGCAGCTGCCGCCCCACGCGTCCGTCGACCCCGCCGGAGCCGAGGCGACGCTGACGGACAACGGCACGCTCCGGGTGACGCTCCCGAAGACGGAAGAGGAGCGGAGCACGACCCTCACCATCGAGGGGGACGAGGAGGCCGACCGGGACGCCGACACCGAGGACGACGACTGGAAGCGGCCGCCCGGCGAGGACGTGGGCATGGGCGAACCCGAGGACGAGGCCGAGACCCTCGAGGAGGGTGGGGAGTACGACGAGTCCGACGAGTACGACAGCCCCGAGGAGTACGAGCAGTCGAGAGACGACGGGGAGTAG
- a CDS encoding radical SAM protein — MTAPQLDGDRVPSRAPAPSDLSVTIVDGYVDEPAHFGVPPYISTYPRFTAGALVDAGVPESGITYHTIDELRDDRRKWADVADADLLVYVGGMTVPGKYVGGTPAEPDEVRELAWTADGVTLLGGPVRFGVGDENAGAQEMQRDDLDYDFVAMGDVEAAAYDLVEAGLEGFGNRIREYDEVSRWSSLGAFVVEQHPNHPDYLIAELETSRGCAYRCSFCTEPLYGDPDFRTAPDVVSEVDALSDRGVRHFRLGRQADILAFGGDGEAPNPDALRQLYGGIRDVAPDLETLHLDNMNPVTITDYPEASRAAIRVIAEHNTAGDTAAFGLESADPAVREENNLLVSAEECLEAVRVVNEEAGWRPDDERGTRLPKLLPGINLVHGLQGETEDTFAHNREFLEDVMEEGLMLRRVNIRQVMAFEGTEMAETGADLAREHKKEFQRYKREVRETVDRPMLERVMPTGTVLPDVHLEYHEDGTTFGRQLGTYPILVGVPGERELGRSIDVTVVDWGYRSVTGVPFPLDVNGASMDELVAIPGVGKGTAGDIIVNRPYGSTEEAGETAGVDLSRFATVRTPERAD; from the coding sequence ATGACCGCGCCGCAGCTCGACGGCGACCGGGTGCCGTCTCGCGCACCCGCTCCCTCCGACCTCTCCGTCACCATCGTCGACGGCTACGTGGACGAGCCGGCGCACTTCGGCGTCCCGCCCTACATCTCGACGTACCCCCGGTTCACGGCCGGGGCGCTCGTCGACGCCGGCGTCCCCGAGTCGGGGATCACCTACCACACCATCGACGAACTCCGGGACGACCGGCGGAAGTGGGCCGACGTCGCCGACGCAGACCTGTTGGTGTACGTCGGCGGGATGACCGTCCCCGGGAAGTACGTCGGGGGCACCCCCGCTGAACCGGACGAGGTCCGTGAACTCGCCTGGACCGCGGACGGCGTCACCCTGCTCGGCGGCCCGGTCCGCTTCGGCGTCGGCGACGAGAACGCCGGCGCACAGGAGATGCAGCGGGACGACCTCGACTACGACTTCGTCGCGATGGGCGACGTGGAGGCCGCCGCCTACGACCTCGTCGAGGCGGGGCTGGAGGGGTTCGGCAACCGCATCCGCGAGTACGACGAGGTGTCGCGCTGGTCGAGCCTCGGCGCGTTCGTCGTCGAACAGCACCCGAACCACCCCGACTATCTCATCGCCGAACTCGAGACCTCCCGCGGCTGCGCCTACCGCTGCTCGTTCTGCACCGAGCCGCTGTACGGCGACCCGGACTTCCGCACCGCGCCGGACGTCGTCTCCGAGGTGGACGCGCTCTCGGACCGCGGGGTTCGCCACTTCCGGCTCGGCCGGCAGGCAGACATCCTCGCGTTCGGCGGCGACGGCGAGGCGCCGAACCCCGACGCCCTCCGTCAGCTGTACGGCGGCATCCGCGACGTGGCGCCGGACCTGGAGACGCTCCACCTCGACAACATGAACCCCGTGACCATCACGGACTACCCGGAGGCGTCGCGGGCGGCCATCCGGGTCATCGCCGAGCACAACACGGCCGGCGACACGGCCGCCTTCGGCCTCGAATCGGCCGACCCGGCGGTGCGCGAGGAGAACAACCTCCTCGTCTCGGCCGAGGAGTGCCTCGAGGCCGTCCGTGTCGTCAACGAGGAGGCCGGGTGGCGCCCCGACGACGAGCGCGGGACGCGCCTCCCCAAACTGCTTCCGGGAATCAACCTCGTCCACGGCCTCCAGGGCGAGACGGAGGACACCTTCGCGCACAACAGGGAGTTCCTGGAGGACGTGATGGAGGAGGGGCTGATGCTCCGCCGGGTGAACATCCGGCAGGTGATGGCCTTCGAGGGGACCGAGATGGCGGAGACAGGCGCCGACCTCGCGCGCGAGCACAAGAAGGAGTTCCAGCGGTACAAGCGCGAGGTGCGCGAGACCGTCGACCGGCCGATGCTGGAGCGGGTGATGCCGACCGGCACCGTCCTGCCCGACGTCCACCTGGAGTACCACGAGGACGGCACCACCTTCGGCCGCCAACTGGGGACTTACCCGATCCTCGTCGGCGTCCCGGGCGAGCGCGAACTCGGCCGGTCGATCGACGTCACCGTCGTGGACTGGGGCTACCGATCGGTGACGGGCGTGCCGTTTCCCCTCGACGTGAACGGCGCGTCGATGGACGAACTCGTCGCCATCCCGGGCGTCGGGAAGGGGACCGCCGGCGACATCATCGTCAACCGACCGTACGGGTCGACCGAGGAGGCCGGCGAGACCGCCGGGGTCGACCTCTCGCGGTTCGCGACAGTACGGACGCCCGAGCGGGCCGACTGA
- a CDS encoding DUF7559 family protein, translating to MPATKEVKCTSADCELDMFENHYTYDIADDHAVSDLSCPLCGGTDCLEEIEL from the coding sequence ATGCCTGCCACGAAGGAAGTCAAGTGCACGAGCGCGGACTGCGAGCTCGACATGTTCGAGAACCACTACACGTACGATATCGCGGACGACCACGCCGTCTCGGACCTCTCGTGCCCGCTCTGTGGCGGGACGGACTGCCTGGAGGAGATCGAACTATGA
- a CDS encoding MBL fold metallo-hydrolase: MHVDSFSVPVATRAPTGQTNAYLVSGPGPDGDTERLLVDPAGRTDTLDTAVREKGVDHVAVTHTHPDHVGAVAEYAAETDATVWARSGREARFADATGLEPDRTFAEGNRVGPATALDTQGHAPDHVAFEISIGTLSGDVAVAEGSVVVGAPEGDVRAYLTALRRLHARNPRVLYPGHGPVTEDPRATCERLVAHRNDREERVLAAVERGAADVDAVLEAAYGKDLSGVKDLARATVRAHLEKLSRAGRVQYDPTTGRVGTA, from the coding sequence ATGCACGTCGACAGTTTCTCCGTCCCCGTCGCGACGCGAGCGCCGACCGGGCAGACGAACGCCTACCTCGTCTCCGGACCCGGACCGGACGGCGACACCGAGCGACTGCTCGTCGACCCGGCGGGACGGACCGACACCCTCGACACGGCCGTCCGCGAGAAGGGCGTCGACCACGTCGCGGTGACGCACACCCATCCGGACCACGTCGGTGCAGTAGCCGAGTACGCGGCCGAGACCGACGCGACCGTCTGGGCGCGAAGCGGTCGGGAGGCGCGCTTCGCGGACGCGACGGGACTCGAACCCGACAGGACGTTCGCTGAGGGCAACCGCGTCGGGCCCGCCACTGCCCTGGACACGCAGGGGCACGCCCCCGACCACGTCGCATTCGAGATCTCGATCGGAACCCTCTCCGGCGACGTGGCGGTCGCCGAGGGGAGCGTCGTCGTCGGCGCGCCGGAGGGTGACGTCCGGGCGTACCTCACCGCGCTCCGGCGTCTCCACGCGCGGAACCCGCGGGTGCTGTACCCCGGACACGGACCGGTCACCGAGGACCCCCGGGCGACCTGCGAGCGGCTCGTGGCCCACCGGAACGACCGCGAGGAGCGGGTGCTCGCTGCGGTCGAACGCGGCGCTGCCGACGTCGACGCCGTCCTCGAGGCCGCGTACGGGAAGGACCTCTCGGGAGTGAAGGACCTCGCCCGGGCGACTGTTCGCGCCCACCTGGAGAAGCTCTCGCGGGCGGGGCGAGTGCAGTACGACCCCACGACGGGTCGCGTCGGAACCGCCTGA